CCTGGAATGTAGGCTAACGCTGTTTTCCATTCCTTATCGGTTAATGCCGGTTTTACAAACAGCCACGTTTGATAAGCTGCAATAGGAATAGTCAGTGCAATGGCAATGACCCCTGCAATCGTAAAATAGACCCACAGAATTTCACTTGGCCCTAAGACAGCTAAGTCATGACCGAGATCCCGAACCAGCCATTCGTATATTTCCTGTACATATAGGAATGAACCAAATAAAAAAACGGCAAAAGCGACTAAAACATAGATTAACCGTTTCCTTAATTCCCCAAGGTGATTGACAAAAGATAACTCTTTATTGTTCATATTAGCTTCTCCCTTTTTAAAATAAGAGGAAGATGCAAACATGGTGTTTACATCTTCGGCACTTTTACTTAGAGCTGCTTTTCTCTTCTTTTTCTTCTGACATGATATCCTTTGCTGAGTTCTTAAATTCTCTTAATGTATTTCCAAATGCACGGCCGATTTCCGGCAGCTTCGAAGGTCCAAATACGATAAGCGCGATAATCAGAATAAGGATTAGTCCAGGGACACCTATATTTTGCAGCATGATCATTCCTCCATCTTTCTCAAATTTTATAAGAATTAACTGTTCGTCTGTTCAGTATTTAAAGGCAGTGGATCTATACTTTGATCATTCGCAGTTAAATCAATTCCATAGTCCTTAGCGAAAACCATATGAGTTTCAACAAGTCCGCCTTCTTTGTTCTCATCTAAATTGAATACCCGTGCTCCGCGAA
The window above is part of the Metabacillus dongyingensis genome. Proteins encoded here:
- the tatA gene encoding twin-arginine translocase TatA/TatE family subunit; translation: MLQNIGVPGLILILIIALIVFGPSKLPEIGRAFGNTLREFKNSAKDIMSEEKEEKSSSK